One window of Pseudalkalibacillus berkeleyi genomic DNA carries:
- a CDS encoding MgtC/SapB family protein: MDILTYDWFSDKTVTITVRLLIAAILCGLVGIEREFKRHPAGFRTHLLVGVGSCLMMLLSIFGFEDFLNSHEQIQGFDPSRLPAYVVSGIGFLGAGTILVHGVTVRGLTTAASIWVVAGIGLVVGIGMYYEAIFTTFVMIASLLFLNKFEDLYLRKQRFHHVTVIVENKEVSLSSIVNELEACKVPILNVSIDDHPNDASTSLIKYSFKIHVSNTKKLPEVYDKIQSIENVHKVFATE, from the coding sequence ATGGATATTTTAACGTATGATTGGTTTTCTGATAAAACGGTGACGATTACGGTCCGTTTATTAATCGCAGCAATTCTTTGTGGTTTGGTTGGGATTGAGCGAGAATTTAAGCGCCATCCTGCAGGTTTTCGAACTCATCTTTTAGTTGGGGTAGGTTCGTGTTTGATGATGCTTTTATCAATATTCGGTTTTGAAGATTTTCTAAATTCTCATGAGCAAATTCAAGGATTTGATCCATCACGTTTACCGGCTTATGTAGTGAGTGGAATTGGATTCCTTGGGGCTGGAACAATACTAGTGCACGGTGTCACGGTTCGAGGATTGACGACTGCAGCCTCTATTTGGGTAGTAGCAGGAATTGGTCTGGTTGTTGGGATTGGGATGTATTATGAAGCCATTTTTACAACGTTCGTTATGATTGCTAGTCTCTTATTTCTGAACAAATTTGAAGACTTATACCTTCGAAAGCAACGTTTTCATCATGTGACAGTGATTGTAGAAAATAAAGAAGTTTCGTTATCGAGTATCGTCAACGAATTAGAGGCATGTAAAGTGCCTATCTTAAATGTCTCAATTGATGACCATCCCAATGATGCTTCAACTTCTTTAATTAAATACTCATTCAAAATCCATGTTTCTAACACAAAAAAGCTTCCAGAAGTATATGACAAGATACAATCCATTGAAAATGTTCATAAAGTATTTGCAACGGAATAA